A window of Silurus meridionalis isolate SWU-2019-XX chromosome 4, ASM1480568v1, whole genome shotgun sequence contains these coding sequences:
- the pigv gene encoding palmitoyltransferase ZDHHC18-A yields the protein MLISGIHAKKDIRIIVRFAAFTRVLALILQAVLNALIPDHQADAFSPPRAEEPLILDHAVEMLFSGLGRWDAEHFLFIAEHGYLYEHNFAFFPLFPLVLRSVATLLLWPLSPVLTLHGRLLVMVAIANSTLFVTSALALYGLSRLVLQDRKLALISSLIYCLTPANVFMVAGYSESLFALLTFGGLCLLERGFTIGACLLLGLATAARANGLVNAGFLLYLPLQRSLNQVFNKGSAFRYSQAALRFLLTSPIYVTVIVLPFCLFQFYGYYTFCAPSLTKEQISPALLNLAREKGYRVPDAATPTPSWCIKPVPVLYSYIQDVYWDVGFLRYFQLKQIPNFLLAFPVAALGALASYLYIRANPRFCLCLGMGEMGKEKREGKPPTGLYCPKVFVYIVHCSVLLTFGIFCMHVQVLTRFLASSTPVIYWISGHLLLSCEPLLKEDKYLTYGQRQNTLEQHICQFSLMYITNPITQLLVRWRTCSFPTQCILGYFISYWLLGLALHCNFLPWT from the exons ATGCTGATTTCCGGTATTCATGCGAAAAAGGATATACGGATAATTGTGCGGTTTGCTGCTTTTACTCGAGTATTGGCGCTAATTTTGCAG gctGTGCTAAATGCCCTAATCCCTGATCATCAAGCAGATGCCTTCAGTCCTCCTCGGGCAGAGGAGCCACTCATCTTGGACCATGCCGTCGAGATGCTCTTCAGTGGCTTGGGTCGCTGGGATGCTGAACATTTTCTATTCATCGCAGAGCATGGCTACCTGTATGAGCACAACTTTGCTTTCTtcccactctttccactggtcCTGCGTTCGGTAGCGACCCTCTTGCTTTGGCCTCTGAGTCCCGTTCTAACACTACATGGACGTTTACTTGTGATGGTGGCTATTGCTAATAGCACACTCTTTGTGACGAGTGCACTGGCACTTTATGGACTCAGCCGTCTGGTTTTACAGGACAGAAAGCTTGCCTTGATCTCAAGTCTTATCTACTGTCTCACGCCAGCCAACGTTTTTATGGTAGCGGGCTATTCCGAAAGTCTTTTTGCACTTCTCACCTTTGGTGGTTTGTGTTTATTGGAGAGGGGCTTTACAATTGGAGCGTGTCTCCTTCTAGGTCTTGCCACTGCAGCACGTGCTAATGGACTTGTGAATGCTGGCTTTCTGTTATACCTGCCCCTGCAGCGGAGTCTCAATCAGGTGTTTAATAAAGGATCTGCATTTCGCTACAGTCAAGCAGCTCTGAGATTTTTGCTTACATCTCCAATTTATGTTACAGTCATTGTCCTACCATTTTGCCTCTTCCAGTTTTATGGCTATTACACATTCTGTGCACCATCTCTGACCAAGGAACAGATTTCTCCTGCTTTACTCAACCTGGCCAGGGAGAAAGGATACAGAGTTCCTGATGCAGCAACGCCAACACCAAGCTGGTGcattaaacctgttccagtgcTTTACTCCTACATTCAAGATGTTTACTGGGATGTCGGTTTCCTTCGTTATTTCCAGTTAAAGCAGATACCCAACTTCCTCTTGGCATTTCCAGTTGCCGCACTGGGTGCACTGGCATCATACCTGTACATAAGAGCTAATCCACGTTTTTGTTTGTGTCTCGGCATGGGGGAGAtgggaaaggaaaagagagaaggaaaaccACCAACTGGCCTCTACTGCCCAAAGGTGTTTGTGTACATCGTTcactgttctgtattgttaacgTTCGGCATATTCTGCATGCATGTTCAG GTGCTTACCCGTTTTCTAGCCTCATCTACGCCAGTCATTTATTGGATTAGTGGTCACCTACTTCTTTCCTGCGAACCCTTATTAAAAGAAGATAAATACTTGACTTATGGCCAACGACAAAACACTTTGGAACAGCACATTTGTCAGTTTTCCCTAATGTACATTACCAACCCCATCACTCAGCTCCTGGTGCGCTGGAGGACTTGCTCCTTTCCCACCCAATGCATTCTGGGATACTTTATCTCATATTGGCTGTTAGGTTTGGCTCTGCATTGCAACTTCCTACCTTGGACGTGA